In Cinclus cinclus chromosome 1, bCinCin1.1, whole genome shotgun sequence, the sequence agccatGTGGATTGTGTGAAGGAACTGTCAAGAAGATGATGTACAAAgtagtttgttgttttttttttactttcatgaTCCATCCTGGAAAAGGTCTgtattttttatcatttaaaGGCAGAACTGAGTTATACGGCTCTCTCACTTTGCATGAGAGAAATGATCCCAAGCAGAGGGTTCTTCCCTGCACATATCCCAGACAGGATCACAAAAAGAAGAAGCAGACAATATTTGCCAACTCCCTTTTACAGCTGGGCATATTCAGAAGACCAGTGCGTCAGTGGAGATCAGCTCTTGTGCTTGACAGCTGGATGGCAAGAAAAGAGGCTGAGTCATTAAAGTGGTTATTCTTAGTTCAAAGTCACTTGGTGAGAGTCAAGAAGTTTTGCTGACTTGAGAGGGGGACATATTCTGTcctctttttgtctttctgcacATGGATAGTTGGTCTGCCATAGGGTAAAGGGGAGATTTAAGCCAGCACAATCATAAAAGGCTTTGCATTCAAATCTGTCCTACTATTGCCAGTTTTCCTCAGGTTTCTCTGTTTCCATGAAGAGGTGCTACAACCTCCTTGGGTCCATGTATTGCTTATACTAGGGAGCCCTGAACTGGAGCCAGCATTCCACCTGTGGCCTGCTCAGTGATGAATAGAAGGGAAGGCTAATCTCCTTCAACATCCAACATTcttaatgcagcccaggacatcaCTCACCCTTTGCTGCCAATGCATGTTTCCTGGTACATATTCAGCTTGGTGTGTACCAGGACCCCCAGAACATTTTCTACCAAGCCAAAATTGAAAGATTAGAGTTTCCAGCATTTtaaatggtttggttttgttttttgtttttttggtttgtttttttttttatgtccaCATTTAGAACTATAGTCTAATGGTTAgtaaaaagcagacacaaagaACAAATCAATAAACCACATGTGTATGTGACAGGCAGGAATTCTAAGTGTTATAAGACACCTCAAACTACCTGAATCTAGGGTAAGACCACATCAGATGTAATTCTGTCCTTTCCCTTCCTAAACCATATTCCTGGAGAAAATTTTTGCTTGGTACATGAAAAGATTAGAGGCTTCTTTCCAACTTGGGTGAAAAATAGTTacctgtttgcattttttttttgtagactCTAATTTCTGGGTTATGACAGCCTTTAAAGACTCTTCAGATCTACATTTTCAGGGCAGAAACACTGGGGTTATAGGTTGTGGGACCAAATTTCTTGTGTTTAGAGTTGAAAGAATGAGATGGAAATGGTGGTTTGCCAAGGAGGGGGAGGTCTGGGTCCTGACTTGAAAGCTGTCATAAGGAGGAAGGGGAACACATTGGAACAGGTAAATAATAGAGTCTGATTAGTGAAATCATTGGTTTATATGGTGGTTGTGGGAAATAAGGAGGTCTTCAGTCATATATTTTGGTGGCAtatacaaaatgtttttaaaccCCTCAAAGAAAACATCAGCAGGGGAAGCTGAACAGAGTTTCCCTTGCTGCACAGGGCTAATGACAGTTCATGCAGGGAGCAAAAGTCTGGAgtgattaaaaatataaacaaggCAAAGAACTCTCTCCCCCACAGCAGGAAGCAGATGCTGTATCTGTAATAAGTAAGTAAATGTCAGTCTTTGAAGGTGTTGTCCACAAAAAACTCTTCTAAATCAGAGATACATGAGATCACATTTTCTATAAAGAACAGCTAGTTCTTTAATCCCATCTCTGGAAATGAGAAAACGACTTCTAAATGAAACTACCCATTATTGCTCaagaaataacattaaaatattctaCCGTTGCTCCTCAAGCgttctttgttcttttatttaattttcttatccACATAAAGACACTTTAAGAAGACAAGGCTGGTGCCTTTGGGAAATAAAAGATGATTTGGATGTTCTAAAATCAGGCCCAAAGAAATTCAAGAAGAGAAAATTAGTCAGAATAGAACAGCTACAGTGCAGTACCAGTAACCTTAAGAACAAAAGTAACAGAGAATTATTTATTCAGACAAAACCCATCTTAAACGGTCTCAAACAATGTTGACATTGCTACCATCTATCTCTTTGTCACTAAGAAAAATCAGTACTTTCATTTAAAGGACTTACAATTTAGAAAGAACAACAGCAGGGAATTATATATCAGTAGAAATAATTGTGGAAACCAATCTTTTCTTGGAgtttaaaggggaaaaaggtCTAGGACTGTGAGTACATATGATAAGGGAGAGCCTTGACTCCCTTATTTTGCTTATGGTTGATGTAAAATAGGATTTAAAACTTTGAGCTTGGAGACTGTGAAGAAGCACAAGAGATAAAGGTAAAACTTGATAGAAATAGAGAACTGAAAATTCAGAGAGTATTTAGAAATAAAGATAccatttaaagaaatacagaaagtaaATTTATGTGGAtttctttaaaggaaacaaattcaAGGTCAAAAAAAGTCTAAATAGATTCTCAGGGGAGcagtgaagaaaagagaaatagaatGGGAGAACAGAGGTCAAAGAGGGACCTCTGTGAGGTCACCAAGGATGTTTAAGCATTGACTCTATGAAGCTGAATGATCAACCCTGAACGTGAGGCCAGAAGCCTTCCTTTTCCCAATAGCTACATTGGAGGGTGTAAATAGCTTCTTTTTATCTTAGCTGGGACATCCTACAGGACCAGACCaggacagctgggctgggagaacaAGTCCAGACTGCACTGCACACACAGGGCATGACTGGCCAGGACACAAAAGTCCTTCAAGTTCTTTCTAGTGGAAATAaatagttaaaagaaaaaaacaactgataCGTCAATGCTCAGAATAAGCCTTTCTTCATCTTTCTGCTGAACTGCCAAAAATCACCGGGTGTGAGTTGCCTTTCCCTTTTGTCCTCCAAGGAACCTGTAAAGGAGTAATGAGTGAATATGGTGAGGGGCAGAGGTCTCCTCCTCTCAGCACTCAAGGTGCCTGCTGCAATAAGTGTGCTGCCCATGGGTTTGTAGGGGTTTAGTAAGACCCTTCTTTGCCAGAAAGGAATGCTGTTGGGGGCTTACTGACTTTTGGACAATAGTTCATCATGACAGAAGAGACAGGGagacctgtgctgctctgcaggtaaGGACAAGACACTGTTCTGACTTTTGGCCTTTGAAATGTGTGCTCCTACCTCTAGCTGGGTCTGAGAGCACACACCTCTTCTTGACAGAGAGGAATCACCTCCGTTTAGTGAAGCAGTCACTAGACTGCTGCCGTTTTTGGACAATAAATTCTGTCCTTCAGAGAATAAATTCCAAACATCTTCATATTCTAAGAAAAGTATGACTACTACTTCCTCATGGTGCTGTCACTGTTCAGGTTTATAGACAGAATGTCGCTTTATTGAATTTTCCAAAAATTTAAGTTTTAAGTGTCTTGATTCATTCACAAAGTCATCCACCAGGTACCAAAATAAATGGTGATGCTTTTAGAAGACATTACCCTTTGCTGAGATATTAGGCTCTGAATGTTACAATTGTAACTGCTGGCTGCATTCAGAATGTAagatttctggaaaataaaatctgctaTATGAATATCAAAATACTGTAAATTTTACCTCTGACAGAGTATTTCCAAATCTGTGGATGATAGAATACTATGGGCTGATATTTAATGTCTATATGTAGTTTATTTAAGTCAGTGTCTCTTCTTACAACCATCACTCTCATGTAGATTTTTTATCACTAAACTGTAGTTGCATCCTAAGTTTCATAAATAACTTTGGTTTTGTTAAGTGCTAAGCAGATTTAGTTCTGTACGTACGGAGAACCCCGAAGCATTCTTCCATCCCATATGCAACTGCTGTTCACTAAATTGGTGAGATTTCACAAGCAATGAAGCCAAGGTTGAAACACAGAAGTTGTTTGTTCATGGTTATTTCAACATTTTCAGCAGAATTTACTGAGTCTTTGGCAGCGCTTTTAAATAACTCCTCAGCTCATGTACAATGTAAAAGTACTTCCATTTCCCTATCCGGTTGTATAAATAGTGCAAAAACTTGGGAACAACCTGAGTTATACAGAGGAAAGTTCAAATGTATGAGAGGTGTTTGCTGCTAGCAGTAGGGGCTCAGCAGCTTCACCTCTGACAGCTGACTTAGGGACTGTCAGGAATATGTGGAATTGGGTTCAGACATCTTAAATACTCAAGATACAGTAATTTCCCCATTTAATGGTTGAGGCACACATTGTTATACTTATTGTCCAGGTTTTCCCTAGAAatctcaatttattttttttttgttctcaatTTAAGCTGTCCCAGGTATAGAAATCATGGCTTCTGTAGATGCAAAGTTTTGAAGCAGGAGACCAGGCCTATGGGCAGTAGAAGATGGCAGCCCTTGTTAAAATAAGCAGAGTTGAAAAACATGTGGTTCCAAAAGGCTTTGGATCTGGAAAGACTCATGTTCCCAAGACTGATAAAGCCTAATAAGCTAATAGAAAATGCATGTAGGTAATAAAGGAGGTTGTACCATCAGCAAACTTGTACAAGCTTTCAGTAAACCTGAGTATTTTTAAGCTATGATTTTTAATTCAAGGCTTTTAGCCTATCTAGGACAAAATGAGATGTTCAAGATGGGCAGACTGGCAAAATAACCACAGGCGAAGACTCTAACTGATATAATTTCACTCTTGAGGTGGAAAAGGACAAGATCAAGCTGCTTCAAATGGTCTCCAGGTTTAAAACTGTCTGCATTTGTGCACAGAGGAGGTGCCTGGTACCCTGCTCATATATGGAAGCTAAAACTGGGCATCCACAGGtcatcctcctccctgccccaggaacACGCACCTCTGCTTGCAGCTGAGAAAAGCATTATTCCCTATGATTCCCCTGGCTGTGCACAGTCCATGCAGGGGGTGGCCCATTCGCAGCACTCACCAGATGATGTTTTTGTGGTCAGGTGTCCATCTGCCCCTGGGACACAAGTGCCACCGACTGGACTGGCTCCGATGCTCTTTCCGCAGGGAAGATGGGTGAATGGTACTGGCTCTCACATGGTGCTTTCCTGCACAGCACCCCTTCCCACACTGCATTGCCCCCAGTCCCCTTTCTGACAAACTCCAGCATAAGCACACATTGTAGAAAGCAGAACATTTTATTGAATAGGCACAACAAATTAGACTAAATGCGCGTAACTGCTTTGGGATATATCTGAAAAAAGTACAGTTCTCTTTAAAACAGATTTGTGGGGCTTTTCTCCTTTGGTTAAGTTGTTTTACTCCAGCTTTAAGCATTAGTCCTGTGTGAAGGTGGCTTCTTCATGCTTTTTCATAAGTTCTTTTGCAGGAAACATTATTCATGGTGCAttcctggaaagaaaaggtaatTCAATAAGCTCTTTTAACTCATAATAAATGTTTGTTAGTCAGAAGGTAGAGAATTACCTATCTATTGAGaaccagtttaaaaaaaaatatttctcctccTCTAAAGGCAATTGCTAAAAGAGTGGAACTCAGTTTTGAGAGCTTCAGCAACCAAAGACTGAAAAGTAAAggagtgaaataattttcaagaacTGCTCTACTGACCCCCTGGAGATTTCTaatctttcctttaaaatctCTAAAGAAGGCTCCTAGGACTTCTGTGGAAGTCGACTGGACCCTGGAGCTGGGCattaacctttttttccttcacctttTGCAGCTGTGGGTTGTCTTCACACACCACACAGAGAGCTTTCAGACTTGCAGCTGCTAGTGTCAGCCTCTGCATGTTGGGCTCTGTCCTCATCTATTTTTCAATTAGATCAAACTCTGTTTTGTTCAATCTTTCTTAATGAATCTGTTATTAAAaactatttctatttttttcctctggtctCTAtccaaatacatttaaatattgaATTTATGGATACATTATTTTTCCCTAAGGGAGGGTAGAACTCCTCAGGAATTTTGTGTATGTGTATTGTTTTGCAGCATGTAGGAATCTCAGCAGCTTTTTATGAACATAGATTTAGTCATGTCCCAGATTCTTCAAAGTGTGTTTTCTAAAACTAAAGAGCAGATCTGGGAAGCCCCAGACTGTAGGTGGGCCTTACTGGCACCAAGTCAAGTACAATAATCTCTGACCAGATAAAACCAACCAACAGAGCTTGGACACATGTTTCCTTGCCCTAACATCCTATTATTAACACAGTTGTTGGTGATGCATAGCAGGATTCCCACAGATGGCTCTAAGCCTCTGCTGAAGATGAGCAGGAGTATTCTGTATCAGCCTAGAGTGGATGTATTTAATATGGGCTTTGCTAATGCTTCCTCTATACTGTCCAGGGCTTAGGGATTCTGATACATATAAGTTTCCCTGATAGGagtgttgggtttttcttcccaCACTTTCCCAACAATGTCTTGCTGTGGAGAACAGGCACCTCCATACCATTCTGTAAGTTTAACAGCTTTTCAGTTTTAACCTGCACTCTAGACCCAATCAGAGACTTCTCACCAAGTGCACAAAGCCCTTTCAGATGCTTTCCCTCCCTTGGTTTGAATCCCAAGTCTTACATCAGCTAAACATGGATTCTGCACACTGAATTCAGCTATTAAGTAAAAATTGACTTACCACCACCAGGTTCCCATCCAccacttttctttttatgataGTCTCCTTTCCATCCCACTTCTGCACCTGGTTCAGCACACCGTTGTCTAGAGTTATGACATTCTaccaaagtaaaaaaacaaagtgTGGCTGTTTCATCAGGGTGCTCTGGTCTCAGGAGAAGACTCTCCAGGTCCAAACAGCACTAAGTACAAAGCACCCATTACCTGTGGAGGCAGCATTTCTGCACTGGATGTCAAAATCACAGCTCTGgcctgctgctcccacacccCTTTTGAGAGAAGTATTTGGAAAATGCCATTTCAGGACTcacctttgtttttctgtcatcTGCTGTGGTCTCATCAAACTCTTCACCCAGCTTGAAAGAAACCTCTGTATTTTTGAAGGTACTTTCTGTTTTGATGGTTATCACATCACCATTGACGCTGATAGTTACATTAGGCTTAGCCACACCAGCCATCTTCCTGGTAGCAAACCCCACACCTGTAAATAAGATAGGGCACTATGAAATTTTTATCTTTCCCCAATCTTTTTATCTTATAcgttggaaaaaaaccctcagtcctttttcccctcttgcttTCTGAGTGTTAATAATTCTATGTTACAGAGATTCTTTTGTAAAATCTCACTTGGTACTGCTAAAGACCAAGCTGGGTGGGTTGATGTAAGTAAATTCTCTCTCCTGTCATTGTCAAAATAGTAAAAGCAATATTTTGAAGACTGAGATTATATGAATGCCAGATATTTGCACACAGATTTGTACAGAATAAACTTTGTAACTTGTATGCTAATTGAATCCAAATGCAAAGCAGGAACATATGACAGTTTCTGAGCCgcaaaaaacaaacatggaaaaaaaacaagctttCTATATTTACAAGGGGGCAAGTTGAATATAAGGAAATGATTAAAAAATAGCTGGCAATGGTTATGTCCTGAGTAAAATCTGGAGTAAAGATTAAGAGTGTAAGAGTCTCACTCGTTGAAAGCTGTCAGGATAAGTCACATAACTTGTTCTAAACTGCGAATAACCTCCCCCCCAGCTTTTTAGCACGTACTAATTGAATCAATACAAGTTACCCCCGCTTCCTACACACTAACAGAATACTGGAACCTTTTAAATGCCAATTTCAATTCTAAGCGAGAAGTCTACACCTTTAGAGAAAAGTGTTAGACCTCAAATCTTGCAAGTATCTGCATGGATCCGTGCAATTGTCTTTGTTAATAGTCACTGGAGGCAGCTACAGAGTTTCATTCAATATAATAGCCATGGCAATTAACTAATTGTCCCGATCCAGTAGCATTTTAAAGTTGTTTAGGTGTGTTGCTCACAGACATAAGGAAACTTGCTGCTTTCTAGCATCACACCAATTTGCATGTCCAAGGATAAAAGATAATTAACACAAAATAATCCAGTGAtgtgttttatttccatttataacACTACTAATAAGGCATGCATAGACTTGGCTTACCTGAAATTATTCCCATCAATCaaactttttctgctttatagGAAATTAACACCACGTATTGAAACAGATGAATTCTCCAGTTTAACAGTATCTGATCAAAATAGTGGATTAAGCCCCCCTTAATAAAAAACATAGCCAGAAAAAACAAGTAAAGAGTAAAGTTCAAAATTTGcattccttccctgctccagatACAAGAAGTTGAAATAACAATTCTCACCCAGTTCTTTCATATAGTCCTCAAAGTTTTCGCTAGAAAGGAGCTTCCAGGTGCCCACAAATTGGTCGCACATTTTGTCAGGCTAGAAAGACGTCTTCCACAGGTTCAAAGAGAAATGCAGGACAGGAGAATATTATGAGCTCCAGGAGGAGAGTACTTATCTTTAAAAaggagctgtggccacatgaTGCTCTGGGATGACCAATGAAGAGGGAGTCCCAGTGCccagtgtttttcttcctcccctaCCCCTCCTCTGCCAGTGGGTCATAGTGCTATTATTCATATGCCCTTACTAGCACAAAGATCACTGTCCTGtttctatttaatttatt encodes:
- the LOC134049922 gene encoding fatty acid-binding protein, adipocyte encodes the protein MCDQFVGTWKLLSSENFEDYMKELGVGFATRKMAGVAKPNVTISVNGDVITIKTESTFKNTEVSFKLGEEFDETTADDRKTKNVITLDNGVLNQVQKWDGKETIIKRKVVDGNLVVECTMNNVSCKRTYEKA